A genome region from Pleurocapsa minor HA4230-MV1 includes the following:
- a CDS encoding multicopper oxidase family protein, whose amino-acid sequence MSKINRRQFLILTAAGAIATSATSWAIGKNKITPNQTKTLPAKLYKSSNGLLEFNLTASSTRIDLGGKPAYLLTYNGQIPAPRLEAKAGDTVRIRFTNNLSQPTNLHYHGLHVTPTGNADNAFLDIPSGESLTYEFTLPKNHPSGTFWYHPHRHKFVAEQVFGGLAGLFIIRGDLDEIPELKAAKEKFLVLQDFALDGSGRIQAPNHMDMMRGREGQLMTVNGQVNPQLAIARGGLLRLRILNASPSRFYRLALENHPFYLIATDGGAIGTPIELKELLLSPGERAEVLVRGDRESGQYRLMNLFYDRGGMEMMEMMGGGMGMMQENTQTKPQVLATLTYQGSVSPLPLPQQLISVEELPKPKTVRHIELSMEEEMTPGMGMTFTFNGEAFDPNRVDTQVQLNTVEDWELVNVDPDGMAHPFHLHVNPFQVVSRNGKPEPYRAWKDTVLVKGNETVRIRIRFRDFAGKAVYHCHILDHEDLGMMGIVEMKG is encoded by the coding sequence ATGTCAAAAATTAACCGTCGCCAGTTTCTCATCCTCACTGCTGCTGGTGCAATCGCCACATCAGCTACTAGCTGGGCAATTGGGAAAAACAAAATAACTCCGAATCAAACCAAAACCTTGCCTGCTAAACTTTACAAGAGTTCTAACGGTTTGCTAGAATTTAATCTTACAGCGAGTTCGACCCGCATCGATCTAGGAGGCAAGCCAGCCTATCTGTTAACCTACAACGGACAAATCCCCGCACCTCGCTTGGAAGCAAAAGCAGGCGATACCGTTCGCATTCGCTTCACCAACAATCTTTCTCAGCCTACTAACTTACACTATCACGGGCTACACGTTACTCCCACTGGCAATGCAGACAACGCTTTTCTGGATATTCCGTCAGGAGAGAGTTTAACTTATGAATTTACTCTTCCCAAAAATCACCCATCTGGAACATTCTGGTATCATCCCCATCGTCATAAATTTGTTGCCGAGCAAGTATTCGGTGGTTTAGCGGGTTTATTTATAATTCGCGGTGACTTGGATGAAATTCCCGAACTAAAAGCTGCCAAAGAAAAATTTTTGGTTTTACAAGATTTTGCTTTAGATGGTAGCGGACGGATTCAAGCTCCCAATCACATGGACATGATGAGGGGGCGCGAAGGGCAGCTAATGACAGTTAACGGTCAAGTCAATCCCCAATTAGCGATCGCCCGTGGTGGTTTGCTACGTCTACGAATCCTCAATGCTTCTCCCTCTCGCTTCTACCGACTCGCTTTGGAAAATCATCCTTTTTACTTAATTGCCACAGACGGAGGAGCAATAGGCACACCTATAGAACTCAAAGAACTACTGCTTTCACCTGGAGAAAGGGCAGAAGTTTTGGTACGAGGAGATAGAGAATCAGGACAGTATCGCCTCATGAATTTATTCTATGATCGAGGGGGAATGGAAATGATGGAAATGATGGGTGGTGGTATGGGCATGATGCAGGAAAATACCCAAACAAAGCCTCAAGTTTTGGCAACACTCACATATCAAGGTTCTGTTTCTCCTCTTCCTTTGCCCCAACAACTCATTTCTGTGGAGGAACTACCAAAACCAAAGACAGTAAGGCATATTGAATTATCAATGGAAGAAGAAATGACTCCAGGTATGGGTATGACTTTTACCTTTAACGGAGAAGCTTTCGATCCCAATCGAGTAGATACTCAAGTTCAACTCAATACAGTTGAAGACTGGGAATTAGTCAACGTTGATCCAGATGGTATGGCTCACCCTTTTCATCTGCACGTCAATCCCTTTCAAGTGGTATCTCGTAATGGGAAGCCAGAACCCTACCGCGCTTGGAAAGATACGGTGTTAGTCAAAGGGAATGAAACTGTCCGCATTCGCATTCGGTTCCGCGATTTTGCTGGCAAAGCTGTTTACCACTGTCACATTTTAGACCATGAAGATCTCGGCATGATGGGAATTGTTGAGATGAAAGGTTAA
- a CDS encoding Uma2 family endonuclease has product MLINIQLPINAEILHGQDQTLSWAGMTWAEYEKFDSEEYLGYRVSYFNGVITLVSPSKNHERIAATISILIIAYCRKLNLLYFPMRSTRLSNKPDAGKEPDVSFAFGTDKELPDLAIEVIFSSGGIDDLKKYQSIGIKEVWFWQDNKIVFYQLNTNGYTEISTSISLPNLAADTLESFVNRGFTESPLTIESDFIKQIANN; this is encoded by the coding sequence TTGTTAATCAATATTCAATTACCCATAAATGCAGAAATTCTCCACGGTCAAGATCAAACGCTGAGTTGGGCGGGAATGACTTGGGCTGAGTATGAGAAATTTGATTCAGAAGAATACTTAGGTTATCGAGTTTCCTATTTTAACGGAGTAATTACTTTAGTGTCTCCCAGCAAAAATCACGAAAGAATTGCTGCCACAATTTCTATTCTCATCATCGCTTATTGTAGAAAATTAAACTTGCTTTATTTTCCCATGAGATCGACCAGGTTGAGCAATAAACCTGACGCGGGAAAAGAGCCAGATGTTAGCTTTGCTTTCGGTACAGATAAAGAGCTTCCAGATTTAGCGATCGAAGTCATTTTTTCTAGCGGTGGGATTGACGATCTTAAAAAGTATCAATCTATTGGCATTAAAGAAGTATGGTTTTGGCAAGATAACAAAATTGTTTTCTATCAATTAAACACTAATGGTTATACAGAGATATCTACTAGTATCTCTTTGCCCAACTTAGCTGCTGATACTTTGGAATCTTTTGTGAATCGAGGGTTTACCGAAAGTCCTTTAACTATCGAGTCAGATTTTATCAAACAGATAGCAAACAATTAA
- a CDS encoding class I SAM-dependent methyltransferase produces the protein MFGRPKGMLGRFGGIIMARMNKEFTYSVIDLLDIEPNDRVLEIGFGSGVSIQRLADLASKGYIAGIDYSKEMVEQATARNLKKIEAGLVDLRQDSVESLPFEDNTFDKALAVNSMQVWSDAAIALQEIRRVLKKVEGKIALGFTPYSGQSSHGLTEMLTTAGFTEVQLINLDGGFCILAIAS, from the coding sequence ATGTTCGGTCGTCCGAAAGGAATGCTGGGCAGGTTCGGTGGTATCATTATGGCGCGTATGAATAAAGAGTTCACCTATTCAGTGATCGATTTGCTCGACATTGAGCCGAACGATCGAGTGCTAGAAATTGGATTCGGCTCTGGAGTAAGCATTCAGCGTCTGGCTGATTTGGCATCAAAAGGATATATTGCAGGTATCGATTACTCTAAAGAAATGGTCGAGCAAGCTACAGCTAGGAATTTGAAAAAGATTGAGGCTGGTTTGGTCGATTTGCGGCAAGACTCGGTGGAAAGCTTGCCCTTTGAAGACAACACCTTCGATAAGGCACTGGCGGTTAACTCCATGCAAGTCTGGTCAGATGCCGCGATCGCTTTACAGGAAATACGGCGAGTCCTTAAGAAGGTTGAGGGCAAGATTGCGCTTGGTTTTACTCCCTATTCGGGGCAGTCGAGTCATGGATTGACTGAAATGCTTACAACTGCTGGCTTTACTGAGGTGCAGTTAATAAATCTAGATGGTGGTTTTTGCATACTGGCGATCGCATCATAA
- a CDS encoding cupredoxin domain-containing protein, whose translation MVNRKAIARNQVREAIASGIVGLGMVLGIASGKAVAQMPHNMNEMQPSQREQTGQFQPIEQPLSNKIIVTVGGLGLIGLELWWFLLSKPKLAKATTQGDIQEITVTVDGGYEPSQIVVRAGQKVRLNFDRQDASSCLEEVRFPDFHIAQTLPLDRVTPIEFTPKTPGRYEFTCGMNMFRGVVEVL comes from the coding sequence ATGGTGAATAGAAAAGCGATCGCACGAAATCAAGTACGCGAAGCAATCGCAAGCGGGATCGTAGGTTTAGGAATGGTGTTGGGCATTGCTTCGGGTAAGGCAGTCGCCCAAATGCCTCACAATATGAATGAAATGCAACCATCTCAAAGGGAGCAAACGGGACAGTTTCAACCCATAGAACAACCGTTAAGCAATAAAATTATCGTTACGGTTGGTGGATTGGGATTAATTGGTTTAGAACTGTGGTGGTTCTTATTGAGTAAACCCAAATTGGCAAAAGCAACTACCCAAGGGGACATTCAAGAGATTACTGTCACCGTTGATGGTGGATATGAACCCAGTCAGATTGTAGTTCGAGCGGGTCAAAAAGTTAGGTTAAACTTCGATCGCCAAGATGCCAGTAGTTGTCTTGAGGAAGTTCGTTTTCCTGACTTTCATATCGCTCAAACATTACCTCTCGATCGAGTTACACCAATTGAGTTTACACCCAAAACCCCTGGTAGATACGAGTTTACCTGCGGTATGAATATGTTTCGGGGAGTCGTTGAGGTTTTATAA
- the fldA gene encoding flavodoxin FldA, which translates to MAKVGLFYGTQTSNTQTEAETIQKEFGGDSVVDLIDISRAEASDFNTYDYIIIGCPTWNVGELQDDWDNYYEELDNIDLTGKKVAYFGAGDQVGYPDTFQDAIGILEEKISELGGETVGYWSTEGYEFSDSKALHDGKFIGLALDEDNQSDLTEKRIKAWVAQLKQEFSG; encoded by the coding sequence ATGGCTAAAGTTGGTTTATTTTACGGTACTCAAACTAGTAACACTCAAACCGAAGCTGAGACAATCCAAAAAGAATTTGGTGGCGATAGTGTTGTAGATTTAATCGATATTTCTAGAGCAGAGGCAAGTGATTTTAACACATACGACTACATAATTATTGGTTGTCCAACTTGGAATGTTGGCGAACTGCAAGATGACTGGGATAACTATTACGAGGAGTTAGATAACATTGATTTAACTGGTAAAAAAGTGGCTTATTTTGGTGCAGGAGACCAGGTAGGCTATCCCGATACTTTTCAGGATGCAATAGGTATTTTAGAAGAGAAAATTTCAGAACTCGGTGGCGAAACTGTTGGTTATTGGTCTACAGAGGGTTATGAGTTTAGTGATTCTAAAGCCCTCCACGATGGCAAATTTATCGGTCTGGCTCTGGATGAAGACAATCAATCCGATTTAACCGAAAAACGAATCAAAGCCTGGGTTGCCCAACTAAAGCAAGAATTTAGTGGCTAG
- a CDS encoding DUF305 domain-containing protein, with protein sequence MLITNSVLNSAKAEEQKLTQTPPSENTSPMDRNMGMNAEVDKTFIEMMIPHHRGAMEMAQMALNKAKNPEIKKLAESIVKNQNREIEQMQAWYRQWYGTSVPDRNMGQGMMMSMQKRDMMNADMINALRNASDFDREFLRQMTRHHQAATMMAGMVVNSAKRPEIRQLAQNIIKSQSEEIAQMQRLLNVASN encoded by the coding sequence ATGTTGATAACAAACAGCGTACTCAACAGTGCCAAAGCAGAAGAACAAAAGCTAACGCAAACTCCACCTTCAGAAAACACAAGTCCCATGGATCGTAATATGGGAATGAATGCTGAAGTAGATAAAACATTTATTGAGATGATGATTCCCCATCATCGAGGAGCTATGGAAATGGCTCAGATGGCGTTAAACAAAGCCAAAAATCCTGAAATCAAAAAGTTGGCTGAATCAATCGTCAAAAACCAAAATCGCGAAATCGAACAGATGCAAGCATGGTATAGACAGTGGTATGGAACTTCAGTTCCCGATCGCAATATGGGGCAGGGAATGATGATGTCTATGCAGAAGCGAGATATGATGAATGCAGATATGATAAATGCACTAAGAAATGCATCAGATTTCGATCGAGAATTTTTGCGTCAGATGACACGTCACCATCAAGCAGCGACAATGATGGCTGGGATGGTTGTTAATAGTGCAAAACGACCTGAAATTCGTCAACTAGCTCAAAATATTATTAAGAGTCAAAGTGAAGAAATTGCTCAGATGCAAAGGCTGCTAAATGTAGCTAGCAATTAA
- a CDS encoding heavy metal-responsive transcriptional regulator codes for MLTQEKPKLIGAIASESGIPIRTIRYYNDLGLLKTNGRTEGGYRIFDSDVFVRLKFIKRAQNLGLSLSEIKEFLSVHDRGNLPCDQIKVKLEEKLEVIEQHIQQLKILKQELKGLLSGWKKIPEQPEETICPIIERSKIV; via the coding sequence ATGTTAACTCAAGAAAAACCAAAACTAATCGGTGCGATCGCATCTGAAAGTGGTATTCCCATTAGAACCATTCGCTATTACAATGATCTGGGTTTACTCAAGACTAATGGTAGAACCGAAGGCGGATATCGCATATTTGACTCGGATGTATTTGTTCGTTTGAAATTCATCAAACGCGCACAAAATTTAGGATTGAGTTTGTCGGAAATTAAAGAATTTTTGTCAGTACACGATCGAGGAAACTTACCTTGCGACCAGATTAAAGTAAAGCTGGAAGAAAAGCTTGAGGTGATCGAGCAGCACATTCAACAACTAAAAATTCTCAAGCAAGAGCTGAAGGGACTTTTATCTGGCTGGAAAAAGATTCCCGAACAGCCTGAAGAAACAATTTGTCCAATTATTGAGCGATCAAAAATTGTTTGA
- a CDS encoding DUF305 domain-containing protein, with product MKQNDGGMSHDMMQGDGGMQHDMSMDIGPADADYDLRFIDSMVMHHQGAMNMAEEALQKSQRPEMKKLAQDIIAAQKQEIAQMKQWRTSWYPNADQTPMAWSAEMGHMMAMSEDMEQSMMMSMDLGEADADFDLRFIDAMIPHHEGALMMAEDALSKTKRPEIEKLAQDILSSQQQEIEQMKQWRKDWYKQ from the coding sequence ATGAAACAGAATGACGGTGGAATGTCGCACGATATGATGCAAGGTGATGGTGGGATGCAGCACGATATGTCGATGGACATAGGGCCTGCTGATGCGGACTACGATTTACGTTTCATCGACAGCATGGTTATGCACCATCAAGGGGCTATGAATATGGCTGAAGAAGCACTGCAAAAATCGCAGCGTCCTGAAATGAAAAAATTAGCCCAAGATATCATTGCTGCTCAGAAACAAGAAATAGCGCAAATGAAACAGTGGCGTACAAGTTGGTATCCTAATGCCGATCAAACTCCTATGGCTTGGAGTGCAGAGATGGGTCACATGATGGCAATGTCTGAAGATATGGAGCAAAGTATGATGATGAGCATGGATTTAGGGGAAGCCGATGCTGATTTTGATCTGCGTTTTATTGATGCCATGATTCCTCATCATGAAGGTGCGCTGATGATGGCGGAAGATGCTTTGAGTAAAACCAAGCGTCCTGAGATCGAGAAACTAGCTCAAGATATTTTAAGTTCTCAACAGCAAGAAATCGAGCAGATGAAACAATGGCGTAAGGATTGGTACAAACAATAA
- a CDS encoding efflux RND transporter periplasmic adaptor subunit produces MTITRYLFRLPNSLTRSTGVILSLILITAPTSVLAHAGHGNEFQGGDSQQEASDSIQVDDQTAKSLGIKVEPVTSQRLDISIKTTGQIEALPSQQVEVTSPIPGKVNELLVEPGAYVKAGQPVAVIASPDLIELRVSSQEKQAQAKAELQQTQADLDLAQQNYQRQVEIAKAELQQAQTQVAVAQEQYDRDRELANKGVIPRRQMLESQAKLAETKAQLTTASSQREVLAAQNQLKRSQSSLEAANSLLQLSNTTYQARLQQLGTEANDRGLAIITAPISGRVSDREVTLGQAFQDAGGQLMTIIDDTTVFATANIYEQDLDKVKQGQQVRAKVASLSDRAFIGKIAVIGSIVEGETRVVPVKAQLSNNNGTLKPGMFAELEVMTTKADTTATVIPSSAIVDAEGKKLVYLQNGDSFQSVEVNLGQTSGDLVEVKSGLFEGDLVVTQRAPQLYAQSLRGGSKEETATKPEGGADEAKKSQESQSSSTTLEEQLPLWLLGATGGGVIGVSAFLAGGYFTSRRHRSRKEDKATSYETEIYLNNHHQTSTLSSSIDSAEEHEEFQKPN; encoded by the coding sequence ATGACCATTACTCGTTATCTGTTTCGCTTGCCTAATTCCCTCACCCGTAGTACTGGAGTAATCTTGAGTTTAATTTTAATAACCGCTCCTACTTCTGTTCTGGCTCACGCCGGACATGGGAACGAATTTCAAGGCGGAGATTCTCAACAAGAAGCTTCAGATTCGATCCAAGTTGACGATCAAACCGCCAAAAGTTTGGGAATAAAAGTCGAACCAGTTACCAGTCAACGTCTTGACATTAGCATTAAAACGACTGGACAAATTGAAGCTCTACCCAGCCAACAAGTAGAAGTTACATCGCCAATTCCTGGAAAAGTAAACGAGTTATTAGTAGAACCTGGGGCATACGTAAAAGCAGGACAGCCTGTAGCGGTAATTGCCAGTCCTGACTTGATTGAGTTGCGCGTCAGTTCCCAAGAAAAACAAGCTCAAGCCAAAGCCGAATTACAACAAACACAAGCCGATTTAGATTTAGCCCAACAAAACTATCAACGTCAAGTTGAAATTGCCAAAGCCGAATTACAACAAGCGCAAACCCAAGTAGCAGTAGCACAAGAACAATACGATCGCGATCGAGAACTAGCAAACAAAGGAGTTATTCCCCGTCGGCAAATGCTCGAATCTCAAGCCAAGCTAGCAGAAACCAAAGCCCAACTTACCACAGCTTCGAGTCAAAGAGAAGTTTTGGCGGCTCAAAACCAACTCAAACGCTCTCAGTCGTCTCTTGAAGCAGCTAATTCTCTTCTACAGCTGAGCAATACTACTTATCAAGCTCGACTGCAACAACTAGGTACAGAAGCAAACGATCGAGGACTGGCGATAATAACAGCACCTATTTCTGGTCGAGTTAGCGATCGCGAAGTTACTTTAGGTCAAGCCTTTCAAGATGCAGGAGGCCAGCTGATGACAATTATCGATGACACCACCGTATTTGCCACGGCTAATATTTACGAACAAGATTTAGATAAAGTTAAACAGGGTCAACAAGTCAGAGCCAAAGTAGCTTCCTTGAGCGATCGCGCTTTTATCGGCAAGATTGCGGTAATTGGTTCGATAGTCGAAGGAGAAACTCGCGTTGTCCCAGTTAAAGCCCAATTAAGCAATAATAACGGTACTCTCAAACCAGGAATGTTTGCCGAATTAGAAGTAATGACTACTAAAGCAGATACAACAGCTACAGTCATTCCCAGTTCGGCAATAGTTGATGCAGAAGGTAAAAAACTAGTTTATTTGCAGAACGGCGACTCTTTTCAATCTGTCGAAGTCAATCTCGGTCAAACTTCTGGAGATTTGGTAGAAGTCAAAAGCGGTCTTTTTGAAGGAGATTTAGTAGTTACTCAGCGTGCGCCGCAGCTTTACGCTCAATCTCTACGAGGAGGCAGTAAAGAAGAAACAGCAACCAAGCCAGAGGGAGGGGCTGACGAAGCGAAAAAATCTCAAGAAAGTCAATCTAGCAGCACTACTTTAGAAGAGCAACTCCCTTTATGGTTGTTAGGCGCAACAGGAGGAGGCGTAATTGGTGTGAGTGCTTTCTTAGCAGGTGGTTATTTTACTAGTCGCCGCCATCGATCGCGCAAAGAAGATAAAGCAACGTCCTATGAAACAGAAATCTATCTAAACAATCATCATCAAACTTCAACTTTATCTTCCTCGATTGATTCTGCCGAAGAACACGAAGAGTTCCAAAAACCAAACTAA